The Poseidonibacter lekithochrous region GGATCTGGACCAATTTTTTTCCCATAAGGGGCTAATAAATTATTTGTTTGAGCACCGGTTAGTGCTGGTTCTAATGAAATTTCACTTTTATCATCAGAAATTCTAAAATTAGAGAATTTTCTTGAAGTGATAATTAAAATTGAATCACTAATAGCTTGCCCTGAAAGTGAAGTTCCAGCAGCTCTAAAAGTAATACTTAATTCCATTTCATTTGCTAATTCAATAATAGTTTGAACTTCGCTAGCGTTATCAGTTTTGATAACTATCTTAGGAATTAACCTATAAAAAGAGGCATCTGTTCCATACGCTAATGTATGTAACTTGTCTGTAAAAATATTCTCAGGAGATATTTTTGTACTAATTTGATCATGAAATTTCTGATACTTAGCTTCTAACATTTGTAATCCTTTTGGTAATTATATTATATATTTAAAAAAAAGATATCCACTATTCTAGTCTAGGTACTGTATAAATTCTTTGTTGAGGATCATAAATAAATGCAAACATTTTATCGCTTGCTTTATATATAATTGTTGATATTAGTTTTTGTAAGTCTTTTTTCATAGGTTAACTCCTATATAAAAAGTAAAAGAAGAAGCCTTCTTTTACTTAATATTTCTATCCCGAAGCGCTTGGATTAATTCCGAAGAATTCTGGATAGAATGCTATTAACATTAATACTACAATCTGAATTGCAATAAATGGAATAACACCTTTATAGATTTGTATTGTTCTAACAGTTGCTGGAACTACCCCTTTTAAGTAGAATAGGGAGAATCCAAACGGCGGTGTTAAGAACGATGTTTGTAAGTTCATTGCAATTAAAATTGCGAACCATACAGGGTTAATATCTAAGTTTGCTGCAATTGGAACTAAGATAGGAACGATAATATATGAAATCTCAACGAAGTCAATAAAGAATCCTAAAACTAAAATTGCTAACATTGTGAAGATAATGAATCCCCATTTCTCATCACCAGGTAAGCTTAACATGAAGTGTTCAACTAACTCTTCTCCACCAGTATAAGTAAATACCATTGAGAATGCAGTCGCACCAATTAAGATACCAAATACCATAGATGTAATTTTTACAGATTCTAATGCTGCATCTTTAACCATTCCAATATTGAATGATTTATAAAGAATTGCTAATCCAATTGCACCTAAACAACCAACTGCTGAAGACTCAGTAGGAGTTGCAATACCTGCAAAAATTGAACCTAAAACACAAAGAATTAGTGCTAATGATGGAATAATATCAATTAAAGCTCTTAATACTTGTTTACCTTTTGAACCTCTTGAAGGATCAGCAGGAATTGCAGGAGCCATATCTTTATTTAAATATGAAACAATAACAATATATAAAATATATGCACCAACTAAGGCTAAACCTGGCCAGATTGCTGCTTTAAATAAATCACCTACTGGAACTTGGAAAACATCACCTAAGATAATTAAAACAATCGAAGGAGGAATAATTTGACCTAATGTTCCAGAAGCACAGATCGTACCTGTTGCTAATTGTGTATTATATTTGTACTTCATCATTACTGGAAGTGAAATAACACCCATTGCAACAACAGAAGCTCCAACAACACCAGTTGATGCTGCTAATAATGAACCAACAAGTACAGTTGAAATTGCAACTCCACCTCTGATTTCACCAAATAAGAATCCCATTGATTCTAATAATCTCTCAGCTAAACCTGTTTTTTGTAAAACAATACCCATAAAAATGAACATTGGAACTGCCATAAGAATTGTATTTTGCATAATTGACATGATTCTAAAAGGCATGAAGTCAAACATTGCTACACCTTCTTCGATTCCTTCGAATAAGGCAACTTCTATACCATCGTCAAAACCAATTTCAACAATTCCTGCTATAAGACCGAATAATACTGATACTGCTGCAAATGTAAATGCTACTGGAAAACCAAATAATAGCATTATAAGCGCAGTAAAGAACATAATTATACCAATCATTTGTTTTCTCCTTCTTCAATATTATTTTTGTGATCTGCAATATCTTTTCTTAAATGCTCGATCTCGTGATCTAGGTCATTTCCACCATATGAATGTAAACCTTTATATACATTTAGGTTCTTAATAAAGAAACCAATTGATGTAATAATAAGTAAGAAAAATGATAATGGAATTAATGATTTAACTAACCATCTATTTGTTAACCCACCTGGATCACCACTTTGTTCACCTGATTCAAATGCTTCAATTACATAATCAATTGAACCCGTACCAATTAATAAAGAAATTGGTAAAATAAATAAAACTACACCAACCATGTTGATAACAGCTTTTTTCTTATCATTTAATGTATCGTAGATTAAATCCACTCTAACGTGACCATCTTCTTTTAATGTATATGCTATACCTAAAAGAATAATTACAGAGAATAAGTGCCACTCCATCTCTTGCATTGCAATACTTCCTGATCTGAAGAAGTATCTCATGATTACATCGTAAAAAACATTTAAAATCATTAGCACCATTGTAAATGCAGTAATGTATCCTATGATGTCGGCGAATCTATCGAAACCCTTTTCTAGTTTTAACAACATGAAAATCCTTTTGAAATTATGAATAAGTCAAATAAACATAGAGTCATTTTTATATTTACTAAACCTATTATACTGTATGTATGAGTTTCTAACTCCCAAGAAGTGGGAGTTAGAGTTTACTTATTAGAATTATATCTTATAAGTTATCTTTTAAGTATAAGTAGTCAGACATTTTAGTCCACTCTCTAGCTTTCTTTTGGTAAGCTGATTGAGAATCTAAAATTTCTTTTAATAATGGTTGACCTTTTGTTTTTTCAACTAATAATTCACTATTAGCTTTTTTCATAGCGTCCATTACTGGTTTTGGGAAAGTTTTGATTTTGATATTTGGGTAATCAGTTTCAATTTTCGACCAAGCGTTAGCACTCATATGGTAATTTTGAATATACATATCATATGCAGATACTCTCATAGCTGTAACTAAGATTTTTTGTAAATCTTTTGGTAATTTCTTATATTTTCTTTCGTTAACTAAGAATTGTAACTCTGTACCTGGTTCGTGCCATCCAGTATAGTAGTATGGTGCAATTTTATTGAATCCCATTTTGATGTCCATTCCAGGTCCAACCCATTCAAGTGCATCAATAGTACCTCTTTCTAGTGATGTATATAACTCACCAGATGCGATATTAGTAACTGTTAATCCTAATGAAGCCATAACTTCACCAGCAAATCCAGGAATTCTCATTTTAAGACCTTTTAAATCATCAACAGTCTTAATTTCTTTTCTGAACCATCCACCCATTTGATTTCCAGTGTTTCCACCAGGGAATGATAATACTTTATGTTTCTTGTATGCTTTTTTCATTAAGTCCATACCACCACCGTAGTAGAACCATGCGTATTGCTCAGGAGCTGTCATACCAAATGGCATAGTTGTAAATGGTAAAGTATTAATGTCTTTACCTTTCCAGTAATATGATGCAGAGTGACCCATATCATATTGACCACCTTTAACCATATCTAAAATACCAAGTGCAGCTTTGTGTTTGTTTGAAGCATCAACTCTGATTTTTAATCTTCCATCAGACATCTCTTCTACCATTTTAGCCATATTTCTTGGCGCATCAATAAACGGTGTTAGAGTTGAACCCCATGTAGTAGCAAGTTTCCATTTATAAACTTTATCTTTTGCCATTGCCGAAGTAGCTAATCCAGCAACAAGTGCAGAAGTTACAAGTAACTTTGTAGTTGTTTTTAACATCATCATTCTCTCCTTTGATTTGTTATATTTCAATTCTAACGACAAGAAATGATATTGATATGATATTTTTATCATATAAATACATAATATTCTATATTAATATTATTGGTTACATGACATCTTTTTATCATTATTTATAAGTACTATTTGATAAATATAAGAAGGTTAAATATGAAAAGAGTTATTATTATCGGTGCTAGTTATGCAGGACTTTATGCCTTAAAAGAATTATCGAAGAATAAAAATATAGAAATTTTGTTGTTTGATAAAAAGGATTATCATTATATACAAGTTGAGTCTTATGGCTTTGTAGCTACAAAATATAGTATTTCAGATGTAACAATAAATATTAACAAGTATATAGATGATCTAAATTCAGATATTGAATTTTATCAAGAAGAAATTATATCTTTCAATTCAGACACAAAAGAAGTTGTTTCTTCTAATGATATAACTTATAAGTACGATGAGTTAATTATTGCTACTGGATCTCTAACTAACTTTCCTCCTCAAGTTCCTAGTATTCAAAAGTATTCAAAAGGAATTAAAACACTTCAAAAAGCCTGTATGGTTAATCAATCTTTTGATTCTATTATTAATAGTTCTGTTTTAAAAGAAAAGAATATGAATAATATGCCTTATAATATTGTTATTGGAGGAGCAGGTCTTTCTGGTGTTGAAGTAGCAGCTGAAATGGCAGCACTTCTAAAAGACAAATATGCTTTTTTAAATAATGACTCTTCTAATATAAATGTATTCATTGTAGATGGTATGAAAACTGTTCTACCTAATATGGATGAAAGATTAATTGATGCTTGTGAAAAAAGACTAGATAATTTAAATATTAAAACTTATCTAGGATCTTTTATTAATAATGTAGATGAAAACTCAATTTATCTAAATGATGGAACTATAATAGATTATGATTCTTTTATTTTTACTGGTGGAATTAAAGCAGTTACTATTAATTCAAATAAAGAGTATAAAGTTAATAAACTAAATCAATATCTTGTAAATAAATATCTACAATTAAAAGGTGAAAAAAATATCTTTGTAATTGGAGATGCTGCAGAAGTAATACATGACAATAAATATGTTGCTCCAACAGCACAACTTGCAATCCAAGCAGGAATATATGTTGCAAAGTTTATAAAAAATGATTTATCATATAAATATAATGAAGCCTTTATTCCTAAATCGAATGGTGTATTAATATCATTAGGTGGATCTTATGCAATTGGATTAGTCTTTAATAAACTATTTATCAAAGGTTATATGGCACATAAATTAAAACATTTTGTTACTTACATGCATAAGTCAAAGTTTAAAAAAATTAGAGCAAGTTAGGTTTTTATTGCCATGATTTTGTCATCTTATACATATATACTAATTTAAATAAAAAATTGGAGAGAAGAAAATGTCTAAATTAATTGCCTTTGATACACTATTGTTAGAAGATATAAAAAGAGGAATGGAAGTTAGTTATACTCAAACTATAACAGACTGTGATATTAAAACTTTTGCAGGTCTTTCAGGAGATCATAACCCTGTTCATATTAGTGATGAATATGCAAAAAATACTAGATGGGAAAGAAGAATTGCCCATGGATTAATATCTGTATCTTTCTTTTCTGGTTTAATGGGTACAAAACTTCCAGGTATTGGTTGTGTTTGGGTTTCTCAAACTATAAAATTTTTAAAGCCTGTATATATTGGAGATACTGTTACTGCAAAATTAATAGTAACTGATATTGATATTGAAAGAAGAAGAGTCTTTTTACAATCTATTTGTATAGTAAAAGGTGAAATCGTTATTGATGGTGAATCAGAAGCCTTTGTTCCAAAACAGTAAAATATAATTTATTATCTTTTTATAAAAAAGCTATAAATTTTAAAGTATTTATAGCTTTACCTCCCTATATATCACCCTGTTTAACTTTTTTAAAACTTATTTTTATTATAAAAAAGAATTATATCCTTTATTAAAAAAAAACTTTCATTATCATTAAATTGTCATCTTTTCCAAATATACTTTTTTAAATTAATAAGGAGAGAGATATGAATATTAATTTAATTATTACAGCTACGAAAAGGATTTTTTATGCCAATGTATAAGAGAAAAGATGGTGAAGAACAACCTTGTTGGCCTTTAGGTCCTTTTAAAATTAGACTTCCTTTTGTACATTATAAATGGGAAGTACCTGAGATGATGCAGGGATTTTTTATGTTCGTTGTAAGTTTAGCAATGATTCCATTGTTAGAAACTTATTTAGGTATGCCTTATGAAGCAGCACTAGCATTTACCTTTATTGCAGGAATTGGATATATCCTTCCTTCTCTTTTAGGAGTTCCATTAGTTCCGGGTTGGATTACCCCAGCTATTCCAGTTGTTTTACTTTATTTAAAAGGTTTTGAACCAGGACCTGAAGCTATTAAGGCTATGTTTGCTTTACAAATTGAAGTAACACTTATCTTTTTAATTTTAGGAGTTACTAGACTTGGAAGTAAATTAGTTAATGCAATTCCAAACTCATTAAAATCTGGAGTAATTATTGGAGCGGGTATTGCAGCACTTATGGGTGAATTAAAAGTTGGTGGAAGAATTGATGTAACACCTATTTCAATTATAATAGGTTCATTAGTTTCTGCATATGTATTATTTTCATTATCATTTAAAAATGTAATCCAAAATAATCCTTTTGCAAAACAAATTGCAAACTTTGGATTAGTATCTGGAATGATTATTGCTATTTTTGTTGGTTGGGCAGTTGGTGAATATCCATTACCTAATATTGAAATGGGAATTACTCAACCTGATTTTGCATTAATGTGGAACTATTTAGTATTTGCAAATGGTTTACCATCATATGATATTTTCTTATTAGCAATTCCTACAGCTTTAATTGCTTATGTAATAGCATTTGGTGATATTATCATTGGATTTACTTTAGTTAAAAGAGTAGATCATATTAGACAAGATGAAAAAATTGAAGAAAATGTTGATAGAGTTCATTTAGTTACAGCTATTAGAAATGGACTACATGCTTTCTTTGCTCCTTGGCCTGGATTATCGGGACCATTATTTACAGCAGCTCATGCAACAGTAGCTGAGCGATATGCAATGGGTAAAAAATCTATGGATTCTATTTATAGTGGTGGAGGAACGTTCTGGATTAGTGGAATGTTAGCTTTATTTATGTTGCCACTAGTGACTTTCTTTAAACCAGTACTTCCTATTGCTTTATCACTTACTTTAATTCTTACAGCATATATTTGTATTTTAGTTGGGATGGAGCAGTTAAAGAACTCTACTGAGAGAGGAGTTGCGGGTATTGTTGCAATTACTTTATCTATGCCTGATCCAAAATCTACTTTATATGCCGTAGTTATTGGACTAATATTATATTTCTTATTAGAGAGACCAAAACTTTTAGGAAAACATGACAATGGTGAAAGTATTCTTTTAGGAGATGATCCTGAACCAGAAGTAGCACCTATTAAAGTTAAAAATAATTCTTAACAAATATTAAAAGAGTACCTATCTTAGGTACTCTTTATAGCTCAATTCTTTTTTTTATTAAAAAATTCTCTTTTTATTTTATACCTTTTTATTTTCTAATTATTCCCCTTGATGACATTTTTATGTCATCTTTTCCAAATATACTATTTTATATTAAACAACTAGGAGCGAATGATGAATTTTGAATTAAGTGAGGATCACAACGTATTAATAGACAGTCTTAAAGACTTTGTTGATAATGAGATAAAACCTATTGCGGTAGAGATTGATGAGAAACACGAAATCCCTTCATCTTT contains the following coding sequences:
- a CDS encoding TRAP transporter large permease yields the protein MIGIIMFFTALIMLLFGFPVAFTFAAVSVLFGLIAGIVEIGFDDGIEVALFEGIEEGVAMFDFMPFRIMSIMQNTILMAVPMFIFMGIVLQKTGLAERLLESMGFLFGEIRGGVAISTVLVGSLLAASTGVVGASVVAMGVISLPVMMKYKYNTQLATGTICASGTLGQIIPPSIVLIILGDVFQVPVGDLFKAAIWPGLALVGAYILYIVIVSYLNKDMAPAIPADPSRGSKGKQVLRALIDIIPSLALILCVLGSIFAGIATPTESSAVGCLGAIGLAILYKSFNIGMVKDAALESVKITSMVFGILIGATAFSMVFTYTGGEELVEHFMLSLPGDEKWGFIIFTMLAILVLGFFIDFVEISYIIVPILVPIAANLDINPVWFAILIAMNLQTSFLTPPFGFSLFYLKGVVPATVRTIQIYKGVIPFIAIQIVVLMLIAFYPEFFGINPSASG
- a CDS encoding TRAP transporter small permease subunit gives rise to the protein MLLKLEKGFDRFADIIGYITAFTMVLMILNVFYDVIMRYFFRSGSIAMQEMEWHLFSVIILLGIAYTLKEDGHVRVDLIYDTLNDKKKAVINMVGVVLFILPISLLIGTGSIDYVIEAFESGEQSGDPGGLTNRWLVKSLIPLSFFLLIITSIGFFIKNLNVYKGLHSYGGNDLDHEIEHLRKDIADHKNNIEEGENK
- a CDS encoding TRAP transporter substrate-binding protein, with amino-acid sequence MLKTTTKLLVTSALVAGLATSAMAKDKVYKWKLATTWGSTLTPFIDAPRNMAKMVEEMSDGRLKIRVDASNKHKAALGILDMVKGGQYDMGHSASYYWKGKDINTLPFTTMPFGMTAPEQYAWFYYGGGMDLMKKAYKKHKVLSFPGGNTGNQMGGWFRKEIKTVDDLKGLKMRIPGFAGEVMASLGLTVTNIASGELYTSLERGTIDALEWVGPGMDIKMGFNKIAPYYYTGWHEPGTELQFLVNERKYKKLPKDLQKILVTAMRVSAYDMYIQNYHMSANAWSKIETDYPNIKIKTFPKPVMDAMKKANSELLVEKTKGQPLLKEILDSQSAYQKKAREWTKMSDYLYLKDNL
- a CDS encoding NAD(P)/FAD-dependent oxidoreductase codes for the protein MKRVIIIGASYAGLYALKELSKNKNIEILLFDKKDYHYIQVESYGFVATKYSISDVTININKYIDDLNSDIEFYQEEIISFNSDTKEVVSSNDITYKYDELIIATGSLTNFPPQVPSIQKYSKGIKTLQKACMVNQSFDSIINSSVLKEKNMNNMPYNIVIGGAGLSGVEVAAEMAALLKDKYAFLNNDSSNINVFIVDGMKTVLPNMDERLIDACEKRLDNLNIKTYLGSFINNVDENSIYLNDGTIIDYDSFIFTGGIKAVTINSNKEYKVNKLNQYLVNKYLQLKGEKNIFVIGDAAEVIHDNKYVAPTAQLAIQAGIYVAKFIKNDLSYKYNEAFIPKSNGVLISLGGSYAIGLVFNKLFIKGYMAHKLKHFVTYMHKSKFKKIRAS
- a CDS encoding MaoC family dehydratase, which translates into the protein MSKLIAFDTLLLEDIKRGMEVSYTQTITDCDIKTFAGLSGDHNPVHISDEYAKNTRWERRIAHGLISVSFFSGLMGTKLPGIGCVWVSQTIKFLKPVYIGDTVTAKLIVTDIDIERRRVFLQSICIVKGEIVIDGESEAFVPKQ
- a CDS encoding solute carrier family 23 protein, whose amino-acid sequence is MPMYKRKDGEEQPCWPLGPFKIRLPFVHYKWEVPEMMQGFFMFVVSLAMIPLLETYLGMPYEAALAFTFIAGIGYILPSLLGVPLVPGWITPAIPVVLLYLKGFEPGPEAIKAMFALQIEVTLIFLILGVTRLGSKLVNAIPNSLKSGVIIGAGIAALMGELKVGGRIDVTPISIIIGSLVSAYVLFSLSFKNVIQNNPFAKQIANFGLVSGMIIAIFVGWAVGEYPLPNIEMGITQPDFALMWNYLVFANGLPSYDIFLLAIPTALIAYVIAFGDIIIGFTLVKRVDHIRQDEKIEENVDRVHLVTAIRNGLHAFFAPWPGLSGPLFTAAHATVAERYAMGKKSMDSIYSGGGTFWISGMLALFMLPLVTFFKPVLPIALSLTLILTAYICILVGMEQLKNSTERGVAGIVAITLSMPDPKSTLYAVVIGLILYFLLERPKLLGKHDNGESILLGDDPEPEVAPIKVKNNS